A region of Pongo pygmaeus isolate AG05252 chromosome 15, NHGRI_mPonPyg2-v2.0_pri, whole genome shotgun sequence DNA encodes the following proteins:
- the CALM1 gene encoding calmodulin-1 — MADQLTEEQIAEFKEAFSLFDKDGDGTITTKELGTVMRSLGQNPTEAELQDMINEVDADGNGTIDFPEFLTMMARKMKDTDSEEEIREAFRVFDKDGNGYISAAELRHVMTNLGEKLTDEEVDEMIREADIDGDGQVNYEEFVQMMTAK, encoded by the exons ATG GCTGATCAGCTGACCGAAGAACAGATTGCTG AATTCAAGGAAGCTTTCTCCCTATTTGATAAAGATGGCGATGGCACCATCACAACAAAGGAACTTGGAACTGTCATGAGGTCACTGGGTCAGAACCCAACAGAAGCTGAATTGCAGGATATGATCAACGAAGTGGATGCTGATG GTAATGGCACCATTGACTTCCCCGAATTTTTGACTATGATGGCtagaaaaatgaaagatacaGATAGTGAAGAAGAAATCCGTGAGGCATTCCGAGTCTTTGACAAG GATGGCAATGGTTATATCAGTGCAGCAGAACTACGTCACGTCATGACAAACTTAGGAGAAAAACTAACAGATGAAGAAGTAGATGAAATGATCAGAGAAGCAGATATTGATGGAGACGGACAAGTCAACTATGAAG AATTCGTACAGATGATGACTGCAAAATGA